A window of Williamwhitmania taraxaci contains these coding sequences:
- a CDS encoding S41 family peptidase yields MNKKAIFIIFPVLLSINLNAQSIADSLYKLAWDKHNQRQFEDAAKLFEKSIQQGKTWAGTYLNAASSWAYADNKEKVFENLNKLPEKGYLDKDFIVLWFSEFYKYHETPEWSNLMTTFNVKIDDFYNYAKTIDFQKLTKKQMLEDFDTLQNKLLRVSPHLMLKEKVYGINYSDYFSNLRGEVEKCNSTDTFAIILYRTLIVCQDGHTSFSSLNPFEHLNDGENINFCSSIAKYEMLYNSVKVTSENIPKFIYKDGKYFLAKEFIFNKIKIPLKSELVSVNSRLPKDYVLENIEYKRSLSWDFNNNCFYSETFLQQDIAADTIVNLIFKDKGKEYQIALHLPIGFTHEKISSIKNGFVFYWEENQILYIRMPKMVNGLFYANEILKYKDYEITKIVVDIRDNPGGSDYDWSDMLCSILPDSYSPKIKLGFNKENSKIFNKMEIFDYKDFPELYLKYIVSETGFEHEGQENIKYKGNIYIFFNQYTYSSAGSLVNLCYYFDNLISVGEVTGRVLGFGTNPSEYELPNSKIKFRIAPTIDLTNVENYQDIFHDKPEIRIETTIDDKILLYDNSYSIEYIKNNDPYMKQIMKH; encoded by the coding sequence ATGAACAAAAAAGCAATATTCATAATTTTCCCTGTTTTGTTATCCATTAATTTGAATGCTCAAAGCATAGCAGACAGTCTATATAAATTAGCATGGGATAAACACAATCAAAGACAATTTGAGGATGCAGCCAAATTGTTTGAAAAAAGTATTCAGCAAGGAAAAACATGGGCAGGAACTTATTTAAATGCAGCATCATCATGGGCTTATGCTGATAATAAAGAAAAAGTTTTTGAAAATCTTAACAAATTACCTGAAAAAGGATATTTAGATAAAGATTTTATTGTATTATGGTTTAGCGAATTTTATAAGTATCATGAAACACCAGAGTGGTCAAATTTAATGACTACATTTAATGTTAAAATTGATGACTTTTACAATTACGCAAAAACAATTGATTTTCAAAAGCTGACAAAAAAGCAAATGCTTGAAGATTTTGATACCCTTCAAAACAAATTATTAAGAGTAAGCCCGCATCTTATGCTCAAAGAAAAAGTTTATGGAATAAATTATAGTGATTATTTTAGTAATCTAAGAGGTGAAGTCGAAAAATGTAATTCAACAGATACATTTGCAATAATTTTATATAGAACATTAATTGTTTGTCAAGATGGTCATACAAGTTTTTCATCATTAAACCCATTTGAACATTTAAATGATGGAGAAAATATTAATTTTTGTTCTTCGATAGCAAAATATGAAATGCTTTATAATTCAGTTAAAGTAACTTCCGAAAACATTCCAAAATTCATTTATAAAGACGGCAAATATTTTCTTGCAAAAGAATTTATTTTTAATAAAATTAAAATTCCGCTTAAATCAGAATTAGTATCCGTTAATAGTCGATTACCTAAAGACTACGTTTTAGAAAATATCGAGTATAAAAGGTCGCTTTCGTGGGATTTTAATAACAATTGTTTTTATTCTGAAACCTTTCTTCAGCAAGATATTGCAGCAGATACAATAGTAAATCTTATTTTTAAGGACAAGGGCAAAGAATACCAGATAGCTTTGCATTTGCCAATTGGTTTTACTCACGAAAAAATTTCATCGATAAAAAATGGATTTGTTTTTTACTGGGAAGAAAACCAAATATTGTATATAAGAATGCCTAAAATGGTAAACGGACTATTTTATGCAAATGAAATTTTGAAATATAAAGATTATGAAATAACCAAAATCGTTGTTGATATTAGAGATAATCCAGGAGGTTCAGATTATGATTGGTCAGATATGTTATGTTCAATACTCCCAGACAGCTATTCACCAAAAATTAAATTAGGTTTTAATAAAGAAAACTCTAAGATATTCAATAAAATGGAGATTTTTGATTATAAGGATTTTCCAGAATTATATTTAAAATATATTGTTTCTGAAACAGGTTTTGAACACGAAGGACAGGAAAATATAAAATACAAAGGGAATATTTATATTTTTTTCAATCAATATACTTATTCATCAGCAGGTAGTTTAGTTAACTTATGTTATTACTTCGACAATTTAATATCAGTAGGTGAAGTTACAGGACGTGTTTTAGGTTTTGGAACAAATCCGTCTGAATATGAATTACCAAATTCAAAAATTAAATTCAGAATTGCTCCAACTATTGATTTAACCAATGTGGAAAATTATCAGGATATTTTTCATGATAAACCAGAAATTAGGATTGAGACAACAATAGACGATAAAATATTACTTTATGATAATTCCTACTCTATTGAGTATATAAAGAATAATGACCCATATATGAAACAAATAATGAAGCACTAA
- a CDS encoding class I SAM-dependent methyltransferase: MSNENKSIHEFDFNLICEYFSSMERQGPGSPDATVNALRFIDNLTNESRIADIGCGTGGQTMVLAQHTSGHITAIDLFPTFVDLLNTNAAKRKIQSRIKGIVGSMDNLPFRNEELDLIWCEGAIYNIGFERGLYEWHKFLKTGGYIAVSEASWFTAERPDEINTFWQDAYPEIDTIPNKVAQLQKAGYVPVANFILPESCWTDHYYVPQVEAQEVFLKKYRGNRTAEELIANQRHEALLYSKYGKYYGYVFYIGKKI; this comes from the coding sequence ATGAGTAACGAAAATAAATCAATTCACGAATTCGACTTTAACCTAATTTGCGAATACTTTTCGAGCATGGAGCGTCAAGGGCCCGGTAGCCCCGATGCAACCGTTAATGCGTTGCGCTTTATTGATAATCTCACCAACGAATCGCGTATTGCCGACATTGGCTGTGGTACCGGGGGCCAAACAATGGTCTTGGCGCAGCACACTTCGGGTCATATTACTGCTATCGACTTGTTTCCTACGTTCGTTGATTTGCTGAATACGAACGCCGCCAAGCGAAAAATTCAATCGAGAATAAAAGGTATTGTCGGTTCAATGGATAACCTTCCTTTTCGAAACGAAGAGCTAGACCTAATATGGTGTGAAGGAGCAATCTATAATATTGGATTTGAACGAGGCTTGTACGAGTGGCATAAATTTCTGAAAACTGGAGGTTATATTGCCGTTTCGGAAGCATCTTGGTTTACTGCAGAGCGTCCCGACGAAATTAATACGTTTTGGCAGGATGCTTATCCCGAGATAGACACTATTCCGAACAAAGTAGCTCAGCTGCAAAAGGCCGGATACGTTCCGGTAGCAAATTTTATACTGCCAGAGAGCTGCTGGACCGACCATTATTATGTTCCACAAGTTGAAGCGCAAGAAGTTTTCCTGAAGAAATATAGAGGCAATCGTACTGCCGAGGAACTTATTGCAAACCAACGGCACGAAGCGCTACTGTATTCGAAATACGGTAAGTATTACGGCTACGTATTCTATATTGGCAAGAAAATTTAA
- a CDS encoding TonB-dependent receptor domain-containing protein, with protein sequence MKWMKLIVTVLLTFSLSYIFAQNLIVSGKVISNENEVLPYATVVVFNTDKSVITGDITNENGLFSINGLQQGEYTLEVSFVGYESYSVTINLEQSIMLDTIRLNAGVSIGEIEVSAHRKMLKSDQGRLILTVKDSYLTRLPNATDVMAFVPGVVVQGENIEVAGKGIPLIFINGREVKNRAQISSLQPERIKSIMVDRNPSAKYDASYNSTIHITTTAAAKQELSAQLVHGSVMGRLYNHSETLNINHAAGNWTNFLSYKYKNARTKEGAEVFQDVQTTDIAQRNSYNAWMTENQHLHSLVFGSNLKVNDKHSLDLQYYLDKSRGNANINGTETLTGQQNETYNVLRDFNKNNEKHTLNLNYRWDVDSVNHFNLYADYLYLDNTDNENVNNVSTTDASNDSYILNNRSKFNTYALRAEYNTLLFGAYTLDAGVRFSEIKSNTFSEIVALSQNEDTENKSVMTEHTLAAYTTLGREFGNFSAEAGLRAERNEGEYLKNSVSVFDGKRILSNWFPSLSLSYTFSEKAQLNLNYTSKISRPSFLDLDPSVSYLSSVLYEQGNPELKPTTSQTFELGGTFWDNLNLSIDYTRAKNAVAYLVEPDKANPNLLINQTINIDKVSSLGVNATYNFAVEKWRSNLIGNVSVPFMEYPYQGEKKNNNITKYQLITTNSYMVSPKLFLIGNFVAQSRYSYLNNCFSPTYTLVLAANFVMLKGKMVLTVFGNDLLQRSESDASSEWGYVSTGQNVMPDSRMVGVTVKFNLNKFENKFSKIESGNDELQRIEKE encoded by the coding sequence ATGAAATGGATGAAATTAATAGTAACCGTTTTACTTACCTTCTCCTTATCATATATTTTTGCTCAAAACCTTATAGTTTCTGGCAAAGTAATCAGTAATGAAAACGAGGTATTACCTTATGCTACGGTAGTCGTATTTAACACTGATAAATCGGTAATTACAGGTGACATTACCAATGAAAATGGATTGTTTTCCATTAATGGACTGCAACAGGGTGAATACACCCTAGAGGTTTCCTTTGTAGGCTATGAAAGTTATTCCGTAACCATAAACCTTGAACAATCCATCATGCTGGATACTATCCGCTTAAACGCCGGGGTGAGCATAGGTGAGATTGAAGTAAGCGCACACCGTAAAATGCTAAAGTCAGATCAGGGCAGGCTTATACTTACAGTAAAGGATTCGTACCTGACGAGGCTACCTAACGCCACAGATGTAATGGCGTTTGTGCCAGGTGTAGTTGTACAAGGCGAAAATATAGAAGTAGCGGGAAAAGGCATACCGCTGATTTTTATTAACGGGCGTGAAGTGAAAAACCGGGCACAAATCAGCAGCCTGCAACCTGAACGTATCAAGTCCATTATGGTTGACCGTAACCCATCAGCCAAATACGATGCCAGCTATAATAGCACTATTCACATCACCACCACAGCAGCTGCCAAACAGGAGCTTTCGGCGCAGTTGGTTCACGGTTCTGTAATGGGCAGGCTGTACAACCATTCCGAAACACTTAACATTAACCACGCTGCAGGAAACTGGACGAACTTTTTATCCTATAAATATAAGAATGCCCGTACCAAAGAGGGGGCAGAGGTTTTTCAGGATGTACAAACCACTGACATCGCGCAGAGAAATAGCTATAACGCATGGATGACCGAAAACCAACACCTGCATAGCCTTGTTTTTGGCAGCAACCTTAAAGTTAACGACAAACACAGCCTTGACCTACAGTATTATTTGGACAAAAGCAGGGGAAATGCCAATATAAATGGTACAGAAACCCTTACCGGACAGCAGAATGAAACCTATAATGTGCTAAGAGACTTTAACAAAAACAACGAAAAGCACACCTTAAACCTAAACTATCGTTGGGATGTAGATTCTGTGAACCATTTCAACCTGTATGCCGACTATTTATACCTGGACAATACCGACAATGAAAATGTAAATAACGTTTCAACCACCGATGCCTCCAATGATAGCTACATCTTAAACAACCGCTCAAAGTTTAACACCTACGCTTTGCGGGCAGAATACAATACCCTTTTGTTTGGGGCTTACACGTTAGATGCAGGTGTCCGGTTTTCGGAAATTAAAAGCAATACGTTTTCTGAAATTGTAGCACTCTCACAGAATGAAGATACTGAAAATAAGTCTGTAATGACTGAGCATACGCTGGCTGCTTATACCACATTGGGGCGTGAGTTTGGAAACTTTTCGGCAGAAGCAGGTCTGCGTGCCGAGCGCAACGAAGGGGAATATCTGAAAAATAGTGTTTCTGTTTTTGATGGGAAAAGGATATTATCCAACTGGTTTCCGTCCCTGTCGCTTTCCTATACTTTTTCAGAAAAAGCACAGTTGAATCTGAACTATACCAGCAAAATTAGCCGGCCATCATTTTTAGATCTCGACCCCTCGGTAAGCTACCTTAGTAGCGTGCTGTATGAGCAGGGCAACCCTGAACTAAAACCAACAACAAGCCAAACTTTTGAGTTGGGTGGCACTTTTTGGGATAACCTAAACCTAAGTATTGACTATACGCGCGCCAAAAATGCTGTCGCCTATTTGGTTGAACCCGATAAAGCCAACCCAAATTTACTTATCAACCAAACAATAAATATTGATAAGGTTTCTTCATTGGGCGTTAATGCCACCTATAACTTTGCTGTTGAAAAGTGGCGCTCCAACCTAATTGGTAATGTTTCCGTGCCGTTCATGGAGTATCCGTATCAAGGTGAAAAGAAAAACAATAACATTACAAAATATCAGCTTATAACAACCAATTCATACATGGTTTCGCCCAAGCTATTTTTAATAGGGAATTTTGTGGCACAAAGCCGTTACAGCTATCTGAATAATTGTTTTTCGCCAACCTACACCCTTGTTTTGGCAGCTAACTTTGTAATGCTAAAAGGGAAAATGGTCTTGACCGTATTTGGAAACGATTTGTTGCAGAGATCCGAATCTGACGCATCCTCCGAATGGGGATATGTAAGCACGGGACAAAATGTAATGCCCGATTCACGAATGGTGGGAGTTACAGTAAAATTTAACCTCAATAAATTCGAAAACAAATTCAGTAAAATTGAAAGTGGTAACGATGAATTACAACGGATAGAAAAAGAGTAA